Proteins from a genomic interval of Solirubrobacterales bacterium:
- a CDS encoding S8 family peptidase: MPADQRGDRVIVEATLFSDYIANSHYPAQVLNAGDLRFVGTRARPSAETGEPTKSLLLAATPESMSMVSNALFEGSRETGTQRQLRKIESFGIAGSRIVERVNIDAALRDGDGRIAVDAVLHPPVDRSGRRTPAAARTVVGRFGEWVGRSRGSMLGDYIRVLGGLFFVPILIPDDECDEVSKFNGLRTLRELTGVSSGPDGPEYRELMEGIDPTPPSSKQPTTGVRICVFDGPVEHDHPYLDGFVTVDDRAGVGTVGAPLADHGTAVASAALYGPLERAAQLPTPPAAVDHVVIRPKPDDPVHMPWAINQITQYVREHKPRIVNISVAPAHEVDDDDEPHDWTITLDQLAHELDVLFLVAVGNSRPARRIFVPADMVNGLAVGACDQRSPLAPWARAEYSHVGPGRAGARIRPSGVMFGGTNATPFMAAKPGEKTVGKLGTSFSAPTVARALAGLSAELGERSSATTLRAFAVHFSEPHDDAHSDEVGHGRFPEDFGPHLECPENEVTVLYRDVLARDEVVSVPVPAPLVLAPGTYSLRWTLAYASPVSPEDAFEYTQAGIELSFRPHALKTTMREPSTRRTKTVHLEKDAALIRELQKAGWELRGSPSTKPLAPERHERERRNDGGKWESVVRGGLNMRASSIYRPQIWLDYLSRDGGDISRGSGIPDLPFSLIVSIAGPPGCNIYDDVRSELTLLTSAVASVPIEIVATTETQD, from the coding sequence ATGCCAGCGGACCAACGTGGGGATCGCGTGATCGTCGAGGCGACGCTTTTCTCCGACTACATAGCGAACTCGCATTACCCAGCCCAAGTGCTGAATGCCGGAGACCTCCGTTTCGTGGGAACGCGTGCACGTCCGTCTGCTGAAACGGGGGAGCCGACCAAATCCCTGCTGCTCGCAGCAACCCCGGAATCGATGTCAATGGTCTCGAACGCGTTGTTTGAGGGCTCCCGTGAGACGGGCACGCAGCGTCAGCTTCGAAAGATCGAGTCTTTTGGCATCGCTGGTTCACGGATCGTCGAGCGCGTCAACATCGACGCCGCGCTCAGAGATGGGGACGGCCGAATCGCAGTCGACGCTGTTCTGCACCCTCCTGTCGATCGGAGTGGGCGCAGAACCCCGGCAGCCGCAAGAACAGTTGTCGGTCGTTTCGGCGAGTGGGTGGGAAGATCACGCGGCTCGATGCTTGGTGATTACATTCGTGTGCTCGGCGGACTCTTCTTCGTGCCAATACTGATACCGGACGACGAATGTGACGAGGTTTCAAAGTTCAACGGCCTTCGGACATTGCGGGAGCTGACGGGCGTCTCTTCTGGCCCGGACGGTCCGGAGTACCGGGAACTTATGGAGGGCATCGATCCGACCCCGCCGAGCTCAAAGCAGCCGACGACCGGAGTTCGGATCTGCGTCTTTGACGGGCCGGTGGAGCACGATCACCCGTATCTCGATGGTTTCGTGACTGTGGACGATCGGGCTGGAGTTGGAACTGTTGGTGCGCCTCTCGCAGACCACGGAACAGCAGTCGCCAGCGCTGCCCTTTACGGACCGCTTGAGCGGGCGGCCCAACTTCCCACGCCACCTGCGGCTGTCGACCACGTCGTGATTCGGCCGAAGCCGGACGACCCAGTTCACATGCCGTGGGCGATCAATCAGATAACGCAATACGTGCGAGAGCACAAGCCTCGCATCGTCAACATAAGTGTCGCCCCAGCGCACGAGGTTGATGACGACGACGAGCCGCATGATTGGACGATCACGCTGGACCAGTTGGCGCATGAGTTAGATGTCCTCTTCCTCGTTGCCGTCGGGAACAGCCGCCCCGCACGTCGAATCTTCGTGCCGGCGGACATGGTCAACGGATTGGCCGTCGGCGCCTGTGACCAGCGCTCGCCCCTTGCTCCATGGGCGCGTGCCGAGTACAGCCATGTCGGGCCGGGAAGAGCCGGTGCCCGGATACGACCGTCTGGCGTTATGTTTGGCGGCACGAACGCCACGCCATTCATGGCTGCAAAGCCTGGGGAGAAGACGGTCGGAAAGCTCGGCACCAGTTTCAGTGCTCCCACGGTCGCTCGCGCGCTAGCCGGTCTTTCGGCTGAGCTCGGGGAGCGCTCGTCTGCAACGACGCTTCGGGCGTTTGCAGTGCATTTTTCGGAGCCGCACGACGACGCGCACTCCGACGAGGTAGGTCATGGGCGATTTCCTGAAGACTTCGGACCCCATCTTGAATGCCCTGAAAATGAGGTCACAGTGCTTTATCGGGACGTTCTGGCTAGGGATGAAGTGGTTTCCGTACCCGTGCCGGCACCACTTGTGCTGGCGCCAGGAACCTACTCGCTTCGATGGACCCTCGCGTACGCGAGTCCTGTTTCGCCCGAGGACGCGTTTGAGTACACCCAAGCCGGGATCGAACTCAGCTTTCGACCACATGCCCTGAAGACCACCATGCGCGAGCCATCGACGAGGCGGACTAAGACCGTTCATTTGGAAAAGGATGCAGCGCTCATTCGAGAGCTTCAAAAAGCTGGATGGGAGCTCCGCGGCTCGCCGTCGACAAAGCCGCTAGCGCCTGAACGTCACGAACGTGAACGGCGGAACGATGGCGGGAAATGGGAGAGCGTGGTTCGCGGCGGTCTCAACATGAGGGCGTCAAGCATCTATCGCCCCCAGATTTGGCTCGATTATCTGAGCCGAGACGGCGGCGATATCTCCCGAGGGAGCGGCATTCCCGATCTGCCGTTTAGCTTGATCGTGAGCATCGCTGGCCCGCCCGGATGCAATATCTACGACGATGTGCGCTCGGAGCTAACGCTGCTGACATCTGCTGTCGCATCCGTCCCGATCGAAATCGTTGCCACAACAGAGACTCAAGACTGA